The Pseudomonas sp. FP198 genomic interval GGCAACACGTCGCGGTCCTGAGCGAATGCCTCTCGGGCCCAAGGCAAGCTGGCACGACTGAACGTCAATGCCAGACCGTTGAGGTCGCTGACCACCTTGACCACGTTGGGATTGAACAGCGTCTGCACATCCTCGATCGGCTCGGCCAGGGTGGCCATGCGTGCCTCGGGGTGCGCCGCCAGGTTCGCCGCGACCTGATCAATCACGCTCGGCGGGATCAGCGGCTCGTCGCCCTGCACGTTGACGACGATGGCGTCGGGCGCCAGGCCAAGTTTCCCAGCCACTTCCGCCAGGCGATCAGTACCGGAGTTGTGATCCTCGCGGGTCATCACCACTTCGGCGCCAAAGCCCTTGCAGGCCTCCACGATGCGCGCGTCATCGGTCGCCACCACCACACGCTGGGCGGTGCTCTTGCAAGCCTGCTCCCAGACATGCTGGATCATCGGCTTGCCGGCGATCAGCAGCAACGGTTTACCGGGCAAGCGCGTGGAGGCAAAGCGCGACGGAATGACAACAGTAAACGCTGTATTCATTTATCCAGGCGCTCGTCGGTGGTCAGGGTACGGGCTTCGCTTTCGAGCATCACCGGGATGCCGTCGCGAATCGGATAGGCCAGGCCGGCGCCCTTGCTGATCAGCTCGGTCTTGTCGGCACTGAGCTTGAGCGGGCCTTTGCAGACCGGGCAAGCCAGGATATCGAGCAGTTTGGTGTCCATGAAATTCCCCTGGGTATTACGTTTAAGGCAAGAGTCGATCCGGCAACAGGCGCATCAGCTGTGCATCGAACCAGGCCGCGA includes:
- the kdsB gene encoding 3-deoxy-manno-octulosonate cytidylyltransferase → MNTAFTVVIPSRFASTRLPGKPLLLIAGKPMIQHVWEQACKSTAQRVVVATDDARIVEACKGFGAEVVMTREDHNSGTDRLAEVAGKLGLAPDAIVVNVQGDEPLIPPSVIDQVAANLAAHPEARMATLAEPIEDVQTLFNPNVVKVVSDLNGLALTFSRASLPWAREAFAQDRDVLPEGVPYRRHIGIYAYRAGFLQDFVAWGPCWLENTEALEQLRALWHGVRIHVADALIAPPTGVDTPEDLERVRRLLEA
- a CDS encoding Trm112 family protein, with translation MDTKLLDILACPVCKGPLKLSADKTELISKGAGLAYPIRDGIPVMLESEARTLTTDERLDK